The DNA region GTATTCTACAAAGCGCACCTCGATATTTCGGATTTTAAATTGGTTGCTGAGAAGTGGTTTGTCTTTGTTTACGGATGCGATTTTGACATCCTTAGCCGAGATTATTAATCTGCCCGTCGGTATCCCTTTTAATTGGGAGCTTACAAAACCAGAGCTTATGATTAAGTGCTGGTCTGAGCCGGCTGTGAGGATATTCAGCTTTACGTTTGAGCAGTTCAGCCCGAATGGGAGTTCAAAACCAATCTTGCCGTAGTCAACATCGAGTGAGTCAACATTGCCTTCTCCCTGCACAATCTGGCTGTGAAAGTAAGTCAGTCCGTTTTTCAGCTTCGCCATCGAGTAAAAATACAGGCCGATGGTGACAAACACCAGTAAAACGGCCACAGCCCCTGCGGATAAAAGGATTTTGTAACGAGTGCGCATAAAAATGGAAAGTCAATCCTAGCATGTTTGAGTCAAAGACTCCAGTCACATATTCAACCCCAAACAGCGGATAATAGGCTTGAAGCAAAAATTTCCCGGGTTTAACTTCATGTAAATTTTAAGTATTGGGTCTAGTCAAATTGGTTATTCTGCTAAGAAGTCAATAGCCTGAAAAACTTTCCTCCCTATTTATGAAACATTTATTTTTCTCCCTCTTGATCGTCCTGGGATTGTCAGTCAACTCATGGGCTCAGTTTGTTGCCGGAACGGGTTTTGAGGACCCCGCCGTTGTTGGGTCCGTTTATACCGACCTTATAGACGTCCGAACTGATCATGCTTTGGCGGATAACAGTGGAGAACCGGTAGTGAATTTTACCGCTTTAGGCTCACCACCTACGAATGAAATTGGTTTTACCTCCTTTTTTACACTGACACCAGAGGTTCAGGTTCAGGCATTGGGGATGGGGATACAATCGGTGTGTCCTCGGCTAATGTTAATACAGGGAGCAATTCATTTTCTTTCAATGACCCAGACGGGTTGTTAACGCTTACTACTGATTCAATTGATATTTCGACTTCAGGATCCGTCAGGCTCTCACTCTGGTATTTTATTAATAACACGGGGTTTGAATCAAATGACAATTTTTTCGCCAGCATCTCGGTTGATGGAGGTTCAGATACTTTTATAACGTTTAGGGAAGCGGGCGGACCAGTAGTTGGAAACGACATCGAAGGCCTCACAGGCGCTTGGACACAGGCTATATCTCCTGTCTTTTCAGGCAATTCTGTTGTTTTGACTTTTGGGGTTGATTTCAATTCTGAGACTGAAACCCTTTTTCTGGATGATATTGGAGTCAGCACTATTCCAGAACCTTCCACCTATGCACTAATTCTCGGTGGGTTGGCAATTGGGGTAGTCATTTGGAAACGGAGAAGGAGTTAGTTTTGCCTCAATACCTGAGCCAAAATACTTCCTTCAGTTAGAGGGTTTCCACTAATTTTGCTTTAATTCGTTTTGCGTAGACGAAATGGCTAGCCAAGTCTTTCAATTCCGATACAGTCTTGGCCAGCATGAACAAAGTATTTGCCTTACTTACTCTCCTCGTTTTTTCAGTCTCACTTTCGGGACAGTTTTCAATTACCACCTTCAATTCGAACATCACTGTGGATGATTTTGACAGCTTCACGGGAGCAGGATTTTCCCCGACACCCTCAGCCGGGCAATTAAATTCCAACATTTGGTCAACCTCAGGATGGAGTGATGGAGATGTTGGGTTTGGAGGAGCTGGAACCACAGGTGATTTTGCTAGAGGAACCGACCCAGATGGAGTTGTAACAGGAGGAGTTTATGGGTTCGATATTGGTGGTGGAGATATTATTCTCGGTGTTCAACCAGGCGGAACAGATTTTACCCCGGGTGATTTTAGACTTAAATTGGTTAATAATACCGGAGCTACCATAATCAATCTAACGGTCGATTACGATGTGGTCGTTTATAATGACCAAGGCAAGGCAAACTCTTTCAACTTTTCACATAGTAGCACTAATTCTACATTCACGGATATAGGAGCATTAGATTTCGCATCGACTGAAACAGCAGATGGATCCCCTGCTTGGATTTCTGCTGATAGAAACACTACCATAACAGGTATCAGCATCGCAAATGGCGCTGAGTATTTCCTTCGGTGGAACGGCGATGAAATCTCCGGTTCAGGTAGTATGGACCAATTCGGGCTCAACAATGTTGTCATCAATGCTTCGGGTATCCCCGAACCTTCTACTTACGCCTTAATCTTCGGTGGACTCGCTCTAGGCATAGTGATCTTGAAGCGTCGGAAAACAGCTTCTTTATAAGTTGTTAAGCTTTTTTCTGTTCCTCAAGCCTCGCGACCCCCAAAGGTTCGGGGCTTTTTTGTTCTTTATAAAAAACAATCAGCTTTCGTGGCAGCTTCTTAAAAAATACTGAAACCTACTGTGACTCCCGCCATAACGATGGCGACCATCGACATGAGTTTTATCAGGATGTTGAGGCTGGGGCCGGACGTGTCTTTGAACGGGTCTCCGACGGTGTCGCCAATGACGGTGGCTTTGTGGGCTTCAGACCCCTTGCCACCAAAATGACCTTCCTCCACATATTTCTTGGCATTGTCCCAAGCTCCACCGGAATTGGCCATAAACACAGCCAACGCAAAACCGGCTGACAGCCCGCCAGCCAATAACCCGACCACCCCTGGAACTCCCAGTAGGATGCCAAATGCAATTGGGACTAAAATGACTAATAGCGATGGAACCAGCATTTCCTTTTGTGCTCCCTTGGTGGAGATCTCCACACAGCGAGCATAATCTGGTTCGTTTTCACCCTCCAGAATTCCGGGGATTTCTCTAAACTGTCTTCGAACTTCGTCTACCATTGCCCCTGCCGCGCGTCCCACGGCATTCATCGTCAACCCACAAAAGACAAACGCCATCATAGCACCCAACAATAAGCCGATTATGACTTTTGGATTCATCAAGTGCACGTCGTAATTGTTAACGAGGTCGATAAGGGTGATGTTGCTGAGTTGCTCAATGGAATTAATAACTGTGCCGTTGGGGAAGGTAAAACTGGTGGTCTTTTCCATTATTTGAGCGATGGAGATCCGGATGGCTTCGTAGTATGAGGCAAGAAGGGCGAGGGCAGTTAATGCGGCAGACCCAATGGCGAAGCCTTTTCCTGTTGCAGCCGTGGTGTTACCCAGAGAATCGAGGGCATCCGTGCGTTTGCGAACCTCGGGGGCGAGGTGAGCCATCTCTGCGTTGCCGCCTGCGTTGTCCACGATAGGTCCGTAAGCATCGGTAGCCAAAGTGATCCCCAAGGTAGAAAGCATGCCCACCGCAGCGATACCGATTCCATAGAGTCCTTGGCTGATATTTGATAAATCCAGGCTGCCTGCCGCGAAATAGTAGGCCAGGGAGGTTCCAATCATGACCGCCAGCACAGGAATAGCGGTTGAAATAAACCCAACTCCAAGACCCGCGATAATGACAGTAGCCGGTCCGGTGTGACCACTCTCGGCTATGTGCTGGGTCGGTTTGAATTCGGCTGAGGTGTAATAGGCGGTGGCCTTGCCTATCACAATGCCGGTAACTAGTCCCACAATTATTGATCCCCAGATTCCCAGGTAGTTCGGAAGTCCCAACCATTTGAGGACAAACACGGATGCGATTATGACCAGGACAGACGAAATATTGATACCCTTTTCCAAGGAGGCCAAAAGCTCTTTTTGATTAGCTCCATGTTTGGTTTTAACGAAAAAAGTGCCGACAATGGATAGAATGATTCCAACGGCCGCAATCAACATGGGTGCCATGACCGCCGATAGCTGGTGGGTTGAACCGGTTTCGTGCATGTAAGCCGCCGCACCTAGAGCTGCCGCTGCAAGAATCGATCCACTGTAAGATTCATAGAGGTCGGCTCCCATACCTGCTACATCTCCAACATTGTCTCCAACATTGTCTGCTATGGTTGCCGGATTTCGGGGGTCATCCTCCGGGATCCCTGCTTCCACCTTTCCAACCAGATCTGCTCCTACATCGGCTGCTTTGGTATAAATGCCTCCGCCTACCCGGGCAAACAGTGCTTGCAAAGACGCTCCCATACCAAAGGTAAGCATGGTCGTCGTTATGATCATCATCTTCTGGCTTGGAGTCGCAGCTACTACGAAGTGATTTAATATAAGCCACCAGATGGAAATGTAGAGAAGGGCCAATCCGACCACAGCCAATCCCATGACAGCGCCACTTCGAAAAGATATCCTTAGCCCTGCATCGAGCGACTCCTTTGCGGCTTGAGCGGTTCGACCGGAAGCGTAAGTGGCCGTCTTCATTCCGAAGTACCCAGCCAATCCCGAAAAGAAACCTCCGGTTATAAAAGCAATCGGCAACCAGTTGTTTTGGACTTTGAATCCGTAGGACATTATGGCGAACACCACGGTTAATATGACGAACACGATGCCGACTATTTTATATTGTTGTTTCAAGTAAGCCATCGCGCCCTTGCGAACGTGTTCGGCAATCTTGATCATGGTTTCGTCGCCTTCGTTTCCCTTCATCATGTCCTTGAAAAATATCCAGGCAAAAATGAGAGCGATGATAGCAGCGATAGGGACAGGCCAGAAATAAACTGAAGTCACTTGGTAGGTAGGATTAAGGTGAATCGTGGAGTCTGGAAAAACGTCCGTTGTGGTATTAGAATTTTGTTGGGATTTCCCTCAACGACATAAAGATTTTCCATGTTGCTTGGGGTCGAAGGTTAGAAGCTAAAAACAAAGTCCGTCAATCTTCATACCAGTTATTTTGCGGGTTAACAGTTTTGGTTATCTTACGGTCAACCTTGGACAACGATTCTTGATAACCGATTTGAGTGCCAATTTTATTGTTCCTA from Verrucomicrobiota bacterium includes:
- a CDS encoding sodium-translocating pyrophosphatase, translating into MTSVYFWPVPIAAIIALIFAWIFFKDMMKGNEGDETMIKIAEHVRKGAMAYLKQQYKIVGIVFVILTVVFAIMSYGFKVQNNWLPIAFITGGFFSGLAGYFGMKTATYASGRTAQAAKESLDAGLRISFRSGAVMGLAVVGLALLYISIWWLILNHFVVAATPSQKMMIITTTMLTFGMGASLQALFARVGGGIYTKAADVGADLVGKVEAGIPEDDPRNPATIADNVGDNVGDVAGMGADLYESYSGSILAAAALGAAAYMHETGSTHQLSAVMAPMLIAAVGIILSIVGTFFVKTKHGANQKELLASLEKGINISSVLVIIASVFVLKWLGLPNYLGIWGSIIVGLVTGIVIGKATAYYTSAEFKPTQHIAESGHTGPATVIIAGLGVGFISTAIPVLAVMIGTSLAYYFAAGSLDLSNISQGLYGIGIAAVGMLSTLGITLATDAYGPIVDNAGGNAEMAHLAPEVRKRTDALDSLGNTTAATGKGFAIGSAALTALALLASYYEAIRISIAQIMEKTTSFTFPNGTVINSIEQLSNITLIDLVNNYDVHLMNPKVIIGLLLGAMMAFVFCGLTMNAVGRAAGAMVDEVRRQFREIPGILEGENEPDYARCVEISTKGAQKEMLVPSLLVILVPIAFGILLGVPGVVGLLAGGLSAGFALAVFMANSGGAWDNAKKYVEEGHFGGKGSEAHKATVIGDTVGDPFKDTSGPSLNILIKLMSMVAIVMAGVTVGFSIF
- a CDS encoding PEP-CTERM sorting domain-containing protein, which encodes MNKVFALLTLLVFSVSLSGQFSITTFNSNITVDDFDSFTGAGFSPTPSAGQLNSNIWSTSGWSDGDVGFGGAGTTGDFARGTDPDGVVTGGVYGFDIGGGDIILGVQPGGTDFTPGDFRLKLVNNTGATIINLTVDYDVVVYNDQGKANSFNFSHSSTNSTFTDIGALDFASTETADGSPAWISADRNTTITGISIANGAEYFLRWNGDEISGSGSMDQFGLNNVVINASGIPEPSTYALIFGGLALGIVILKRRKTASL
- a CDS encoding PEP-CTERM sorting domain-containing protein (PEP-CTERM proteins occur, often in large numbers, in the proteomes of bacteria that also encode an exosortase, a predicted intramembrane cysteine proteinase. The presence of a PEP-CTERM domain at a protein's C-terminus predicts cleavage within the sorting domain, followed by covalent anchoring to some some component of the (usually Gram-negative) cell surface. Many PEP-CTERM proteins exhibit an unusual sequence composition that includes large numbers of potential glycosylation sites. Expression of one such protein has been shown restore the ability of a bacterium to form floc, a type of biofilm.); the protein is MLTLTTDSIDISTSGSVRLSLWYFINNTGFESNDNFFASISVDGGSDTFITFREAGGPVVGNDIEGLTGAWTQAISPVFSGNSVVLTFGVDFNSETETLFLDDIGVSTIPEPSTYALILGGLAIGVVIWKRRRS